The sequence CATCTCTCTCCCATTTGACCATTCCAGATGCAGTGAGTGAGGGGGGGGCCATGGCGGAGGAGCGGCCCCCCCGGCTGGTGGATTACTTCGTGGTAGCTGGGCTTCCAGGGAACGGAGCGCCCATCCCTGAGGAAACGTGGATTCCTGAACCCAGTGGGCCCCTGCGCCCTCCCCGGCCGGCTGAGCCTATCACGGATGTAGCTGTCATCGCTCGGGCACTGGGCGAGGAGGTGCCCCAGGGCTATACCTGCATCCAAGCTTCTGCTGGGGGCCACCCCTTGGAACTCAGTGCTGGGCTCCTGGGTGGAACTCAGCCTGTCATCTGCTACCGCAGGGGCCGTGACAAGCCCCCCCTTGTTGAGCTGGGGTAGGTGTTCCTACCCATGCTGGTACCAGGGGAGGCTGGGTGGGACTTGGGTGagacagggagaggcaggggaatGGGACAAGGGAAGGACAATGGTAATGGGAACGGGGTAGGTTAGCAGCTAAGGAGGAGAGACCGAAGTGTGTGTTTCATGTTCTCACAGATTTGGGTTCATGTGCTAGTGCTGGTGCTTGTGAGCTTGGGCAGGTTATTGAGTCCCTCTGggcctatttcctcatctgtaagatgggataATACATCCCCATAGGGcggttgagaagattaaatgagataaacatGTGATGGACTTAGCACACAGTCCATCACTGGTGGCTGCTATTATTCCTAGTGTTTATTAATGAGTATGAGAGCCATGGAAGGCATGCAGTATTATTGCCCAGGAAGTAGAGCCAAGGGCTAAAGAGGGAGCACAGGATTCTGGAGGGGGAGTTCAGCAAGAACAGGAAGACTCTGATGTTGGAGTTTGACAAGGCTGAAGGTGCAAGGCAAGTTTAGGGGCTAGGTAGGCAGGTCTGGCAGGATTGGGGTCTTTCTCCTCTACCCTGACCTTTTAACATCTCTGCTTTCTGTGTCAAGGGTGTTGTATGAGGGGAAGGAGCATCCCAAGCCTGGCTTCCAAGTGCTTGACACGACACCCTACAGCCACTCAGCCAACCTGGCCCCTCCAGGCCCTGGGCACCCCCGCACCTACCTCACTTACCGGCGGGCAGCAGAGGGGGCAGGGCTGCATGCCCTGGGCATCACTGACCTCTGCCTGGTGCTGCCCAGCAAGGGTGAGGGCACTCCTCATACTTACTGCCGGTTGCCCCGCAACCTCAACCCTGGCATGGTGAGTGAAGCTAAGAGCTAAGACCTGGGCCATCTTGGTATAAGGGCATGGACATTGGACACAAAGGGCATTCTGGGACCAAGGCCTCCCACAGCAGGGGTGGCCCCAGATGGGTGACTCTGGCCTTGGGGGACTGTTATTAATGGGATATGTAAAGATACAAGACCATTTAGGGGTGGCGGAGAGCAAATGGACCTCAGAAACCTTTGTTAGCTGTATATCTGTTTGTCTCTTGTCATTTCTGGGGCAGTGGGGCCCAGCAGTGTACTTGTGCTACAAGGTGGGCCTGGCCAAGGCCAACACGCTGGTATATGAGGCAGGTGAGTAGCCCCCTTTGTCCCTCCAGCCCTTTGACCCTCCATGCCCCTCTGCCCTGGTGCTTCGTAGCTGGCACCTTCAGTGTCCCCAGAATTTGCTCCCCTTTGCCACTTGGCCCTCCTCTGGGattctctgcttccttcccctgGAGTCTGATGGACCCTCCTCCTTTTGGGTACCCTAGAGCTGCTGGGCCGCTACCCAGAGGAGGACAATGAGGCATTCCCGCTGCCCGAGTCAGTGCCCGTCTTCTGCCTGCCCATGGGGGCCACTATCGAGTGCTGGCCTGCGCAGACCAAGTACCCTGTGCCCGTCTTCTCCACCTTCGTGCTCACGGGTGCAGCTGGTGATAAGGTGGGTATGTGGAGTGTGGTAAGGGGTCCAGGCTGTGCAGGGCCTGCCTGactgcccctctgccccctgccaggTGTATGGTGCCGCCCTGCAATTCTACGAGGCGTTCCCGAGGGCCAGGCTGTCAGAGCGGCAAGCACGGGCGCTGGGCCTGCTGAGCGCCGTGGAGCGGGGCCGGGCACTGGGGGGCCGAGCTGTACGCAGCCGGCGCGCCATTGCTGTGCTGTCCCGCTGGCCTGCCTTCCCTGCCTTTCGCGCCTTCCTCACCTTCCTTTACCGCTACTCCGTCTCAGGCCCCCACCGCCTGCCCTTGGAAGCGTGAGCATGGCTTCCCTGTCACTGGGCAAGCGTTAGGAAAGGATGGGGAGACCAGGAGAGCTGGGAGAGATTAGGATGGGGGGCAGGGCGCTGGGCACGGGTAGGGGACAGGGCTGCGGTGTGTGGTTGGTTGTACAGTTTGTCCATTGCAAAAATGCCACTGGCTGAGGGGGTGAGTGGAACCTAAAATCCAGTCTACACTTGCTAGCTAGGTCCTGGCAAGGGGCTGTGTATGCCCAGAGGGGAATCTCTTTTCTGATTCGCGTAAATTCTGTGTCTAATGGCGTTTCTGATGACTGATACAGGTCTGGAAGTGGGGTTCAGGGAGGCATAGGTTCTTGAGGACAGGTGAGGGAGATGAGAAGATGTGGCTGAGGTAGGACAGGGATAGATGGGGGATCTGTCTGACCTGTGTCCTTCTCTCCCCCAGGCATATCTCCCACTTCATTCACAAcgtccccttcccttccccacagaGACCCCGCATCCTAGTGCAGGTGAGAGCTGAGCTGGGGCGGGGCTGGATGGAAGGAGGGGAGTTGCAGGGGCTAGCCATCGTCACCCTGACCCGTGGCTCTTCTGCCCTCCCAGATGTCTCCCTATGACAACCTGCTCCTCTGTCAACCTGTGtcctcacccctgcccctcaGGTATGCGCCcaggtttgggggaggggagctttAATGACCAAGGACATGGTAGGTGGCAGGCAGGTGTGTGCAGCTGTTGATGCCTATGCAGGCTGGGCCCAGGTGGTGTCTGTGCCTGGTGTCTGGGGAAGGGTCTCCCGGTGACTCTTTCCCCACCTTGGCATTGCCCACAGTGGTGCCAGcttcctgcagctgctgcagAGCCTGGGCCCTGAGCTGGCTGTCACGCTACTGCTGGCTGTGCTCACAGAGCACAAGCTGCTGGTCCACTCGCTGCGGCCAGACCTGCTCACCAGCGTCTGTGAGGCCCTCGTCTCGGTGagtgccaccctgcccagcccacctgccCTAGAACTACTGTTCCTTCTGGTCCTACCCCCATCCCTGCCTGGACTCTTCCCTTGCTATTCCTTCCTTGGGGAAGGTCCTCAGCCCCTGTCTCTGGGCACAGCCTACAGGGACACACAGCTTCCATCAGGGGCTCTTTTTGGAGTCTGCCTCCAACAGCCTCTCTCAACAGGCCCCACCTTCCCAAGGCCAATGCCCTCTTTCTCCTGTGCCCCCTACTGCCACCCCAAGCCCCTGCTCACTGGTTCTCACACCCTGGTGCTTCAGATGATCTTCCCGCTGCACTGGCAGTGCCCCTACATTCCGCTGTGCCCACTGGTGCTGGCAGACGTGCTGAGCGCCCCTGTGCCCTTCATTGTGGGTATCCACTCCAGTTACTTCGATCTACACGACCCGCCTGCTGACGTCATCTGCGTTGATCTTGATACCAACACGCTCTTCCAGTAAGAGGCTGGGTCTCACATGGGGCTGCAGGGAGTGGGCATGAAAGGGCTGGTGTGTGGAGTGCTTCAGAGAAAAAGTGGAGGAGGCTGGCGAGGAGCCCCATCACCCTTTCTCCTTATGCTTATCTCGCAGGACTGAGGAAAAGAAGCTCCTCTCCCCTCGGACCCTGCCCCGCAGACCCTACAAGGTTCTGTTGGCCACACTGACAAACCTATACCAGCAACTGGACCAGAGTGAGAagcctgggtggggtgggagcctGAGAGCTGCCAGTCTGGGGAGGCCTGTGGGAAAGTAGACATTCCTTGAGGAGGTGAGAGGAGTTAGGATTTCATTTGGTGGAGGTGAGGGGGATTCAAATTCCAACCGAAGCTAGACAAGGGGCAGTCTTCTTGAAGACGTTAGGAAAGTCAAGCTTGTCACTGGGGACGCTGGAAGCTTTTAGCTGAAGGTAATGTTTTAGTCGCTACTGGTGCAAAGTCTGTCAGAGGCTGGAGGTGGCGGTGGTGAGGGCCTGTGCGAAGGGAAGGGTCGAGGCATGCACCCTGGGAGCCAGCCATGACCCTCTGGCCGCACTGGTCCCCAGCATATACTGGACCCGAGGAGGAGGCATCCCTGGAATTCCTGCTGACAGACTACGAGGCAGTGTGTGGCCGCCGGGCCCGGCTGGAGCGCGAAGTCCAGGGAGCTTTTCTCCGCTTCATGGCCTGTCTGCTCAAGGGCTACCGGGTCTTCCTGCGCCCACTCACCCAGGCCCCCTCTGAGGGGGCTCGTGATGTTGACAACCTTTTCTTCCTGCAGGGTAAAGAGGGCCTGTCTTTGCCTGGATGTGGTGTCATGGGAGGAGCTGGCCAGGGGCTGGGCTCCatgaggaaggagggggagctGGGAGCCACTTAGTTGCTTATTCCTTCACTCAGCAAGTGTTTTTGTGGGCACCCGCCTTGACCCACTCACTCTGGTGGTCTTGCGGGGAGTAAGGGTACAAGGATGAACCAGCTGTGGCCCTACCCTCTGGGGGCCGTGGGCTTGGAGTGGACACAGTGGTCCCCCACGGGCAAAGCTGTGTTTGGGGACCCTGCCCTTCGAAAACTCCAGTCTGAGGCAATGGGTACAGACAAAAGGCAGGGATTACATGGGACCACATGCTGGGGAAGCTGAGCTGGTCAGCTTGGTATGTGGGGCAGTTGTACCAGAGGAGCCAAAGAGATGATGACTTTGCTGACCTTAGTCCTGAGTTGGCAGGGAGCCAGGAAGGCATTCAGGAAGGGTATggctgtggtgggggtggggagccctgGTAACCTCCCTCCTATGCCCCACTCTCGTCCCCCACAGGTTTCCTCAAATCCCGGGAACGCTCCAGCCACAAACTGTACTCTCAGCTGCTGCACACACAGATGTTCTCGCAGTTCATTGAGGAATGCTCTTTTGGCTCTGCTCGGCATGCTGCCCTCGAATTCTTCGACTCTTGTGTTGACAAGGTATTGGGCATTGTCCCTTCTCCATGTGCCCACTGGCCTCTGCTCTTCTCCTGTCTCTGTTGTCTCTGTTGTCCCAGGGCCATTGTTTATATATTAACCATGACTGGGATGGCACCCCTGGAGTTACACAGTGCACAGCCTGTGCAGCCATACATGGCTGGCTTCCTATACTTACTAGTTTACTACTCTCCCTTTTCTGACTCCATCCCCCACAGGCTGTGTCTTTAGGGCTCCTTCCTTCTGGTTGTGCTTTCCTGGGAGATGCCATCTTCCCGGACACCCGGCCCTGCTCCATGCCCACTGTATTAACACTCACAATCCTGCTGCAGGTCCACCCAGAGCAGGAGAAGCCTGAGCTGACACCCTTAGTGGAGCTGGAGGAGCTGTCGGGAAATGAGCTCACTGTCTTCATCACGCCTCCCGAGGAGCCACCGGTACCAGAGGGCAGCGAATCCACTCCCCAGTACTGGTGAGAGCCTCTTGCCCCCCTCACTTGTCCCAAGGCTCCAAAGGCTGGTCCAGTGCAGCTTGTCATGTTGCTTCTCCCTACCCCTCCAGCTACGATGGGTTCCCCGAGCTACGGGCTGAGCTGTTTGAGTCTCTTCAAGAGCAACCTGGGGCCCTGCCTGTGCCGGGCCCATCCCGTAGCGCCCCCAGCAGTCCTGCCCCTCGCCGTACAAAACAGGTAACCAGTGGGTGGACGCCATTAAGGGACCTGGCTCAGGCCAACAGCtgctgcttcagtttcctcatctgtaaaatgaggataataatagtacttatccCATAAGGTTGTTAGGAAGTTtaaatgtgcctggcacatggaaagcACTGTACAAACATTAGCTTTTGTTACCATCGTCATTACTATTGTCATATCgtcatcatcttcatcttctgAGTGCTCTAGGAATCCAGGGGCTGGCACCTGCCCGTGCTCAAGGGCCAGCCTCTGCCCGGGGCTCCAGGCAGGGCTGCAGCCTGTGGAGTACAGcatccctcctgcctcctcagaGCGCAGACCCTTCCTTAGGGAAGGTGCTGCTTTTCTCCACACCATTTTGAGACCTGCTGTGGCACTGTACTCACCCTGGTGTGTCCCCTCTCCCACCTAGGAGATGAAGGTTG is a genomic window of Eulemur rufifrons isolate Redbay chromosome 8, OSU_ERuf_1, whole genome shotgun sequence containing:
- the DENND4B gene encoding DENN domain-containing protein 4B isoform X1, which gives rise to MEADAVSEGGAMAEERPPRLVDYFVVAGLPGNGAPIPEETWIPEPSGPLRPPRPAEPITDVAVIARALGEEVPQGYTCIQASAGGHPLELSAGLLGGTQPVICYRRGRDKPPLVELGVLYEGKEHPKPGFQVLDTTPYSHSANLAPPGPGHPRTYLTYRRAAEGAGLHALGITDLCLVLPSKGEGTPHTYCRLPRNLNPGMWGPAVYLCYKVGLAKANTLVYEAELLGRYPEEDNEAFPLPESVPVFCLPMGATIECWPAQTKYPVPVFSTFVLTGAAGDKVYGAALQFYEAFPRARLSERQARALGLLSAVERGRALGGRAVRSRRAIAVLSRWPAFPAFRAFLTFLYRYSVSGPHRLPLEAHISHFIHNVPFPSPQRPRILVQMSPYDNLLLCQPVSSPLPLSGASFLQLLQSLGPELAVTLLLAVLTEHKLLVHSLRPDLLTSVCEALVSMIFPLHWQCPYIPLCPLVLADVLSAPVPFIVGIHSSYFDLHDPPADVICVDLDTNTLFQTEEKKLLSPRTLPRRPYKVLLATLTNLYQQLDQTYTGPEEEASLEFLLTDYEAVCGRRARLEREVQGAFLRFMACLLKGYRVFLRPLTQAPSEGARDVDNLFFLQGFLKSRERSSHKLYSQLLHTQMFSQFIEECSFGSARHAALEFFDSCVDKVHPEQEKPELTPLVELEELSGNELTVFITPPEEPPVPEGSESTPQYCYDGFPELRAELFESLQEQPGALPVPGPSRSAPSSPAPRRTKQEMKVAQRMAQKSAAVPELWARCLLGHCYGLWFLCLPAYVRSAPSRVQALHTAYHVLRQMESCKVVLPDEVCYRVLMQLCSHYGQPVLSVRVMLEMRQAGIVPNTITYGYYNKAVLESKWPSGTPGGRLRWAKLRNVVLGAAQFRQPLRERRQQEQEQQQQQQQQPQEVSAHQEAGSSQPESYLERPSPSRPLQRQTTWAGRSLRDPASPTGRLVKSGSLGSARGAQPTVEAGVAHMIEALGVLEPRGSPVPWHDGSLSDLSLTGEEPAPGGSPGGSGLALSAQSTEALEGLSGRGPKAGGHQDEAGTPRRGLGARLQQLLTPSRRSLASRIPQPELPPDLPAPARRSPMDSLLHPRERPGSTASESSASLGSEWDLSESSLSSLSLRRSSERLSDTPGSFQSPSLEILLSSCSLCRACDSLVYDEEIMAGWAPDDSNLNTTCPFCACPFVPLLSVQTLDSRPSAPSPAPAGASGSKDAPVPGGPGPVLSDRRLCLALDEPQLCNGHVGGASRRVESGAWAYLSPLVLRKELESLVENEGSEVLALPELPAAHPIIFWNLLWYFQRLRLPSILPGLVLASCDGPPLPQAPSPWLTPDPASVQVRLLWDVLTPDPNSCPPLYVLWRVHSQIPQRVVWPGPVPASLSLALLESVLRHVGLNEVHKAVGLLLETLGPPPTGLHLQRGIYREILFLTMAALGKDHVDLVAFDKKYKSAFNKLASSMGKEELRQRRAQMPTPKAIDCRKCFGAPPEC
- the DENND4B gene encoding DENN domain-containing protein 4B isoform X2, with protein sequence MAEERPPRLVDYFVVAGLPGNGAPIPEETWIPEPSGPLRPPRPAEPITDVAVIARALGEEVPQGYTCIQASAGGHPLELSAGLLGGTQPVICYRRGRDKPPLVELGVLYEGKEHPKPGFQVLDTTPYSHSANLAPPGPGHPRTYLTYRRAAEGAGLHALGITDLCLVLPSKGEGTPHTYCRLPRNLNPGMWGPAVYLCYKVGLAKANTLVYEAELLGRYPEEDNEAFPLPESVPVFCLPMGATIECWPAQTKYPVPVFSTFVLTGAAGDKVYGAALQFYEAFPRARLSERQARALGLLSAVERGRALGGRAVRSRRAIAVLSRWPAFPAFRAFLTFLYRYSVSGPHRLPLEAHISHFIHNVPFPSPQRPRILVQMSPYDNLLLCQPVSSPLPLSGASFLQLLQSLGPELAVTLLLAVLTEHKLLVHSLRPDLLTSVCEALVSMIFPLHWQCPYIPLCPLVLADVLSAPVPFIVGIHSSYFDLHDPPADVICVDLDTNTLFQTEEKKLLSPRTLPRRPYKVLLATLTNLYQQLDQTYTGPEEEASLEFLLTDYEAVCGRRARLEREVQGAFLRFMACLLKGYRVFLRPLTQAPSEGARDVDNLFFLQGFLKSRERSSHKLYSQLLHTQMFSQFIEECSFGSARHAALEFFDSCVDKVHPEQEKPELTPLVELEELSGNELTVFITPPEEPPVPEGSESTPQYCYDGFPELRAELFESLQEQPGALPVPGPSRSAPSSPAPRRTKQEMKVAQRMAQKSAAVPELWARCLLGHCYGLWFLCLPAYVRSAPSRVQALHTAYHVLRQMESCKVVLPDEVCYRVLMQLCSHYGQPVLSVRVMLEMRQAGIVPNTITYGYYNKAVLESKWPSGTPGGRLRWAKLRNVVLGAAQFRQPLRERRQQEQEQQQQQQQQPQEVSAHQEAGSSQPESYLERPSPSRPLQRQTTWAGRSLRDPASPTGRLVKSGSLGSARGAQPTVEAGVAHMIEALGVLEPRGSPVPWHDGSLSDLSLTGEEPAPGGSPGGSGLALSAQSTEALEGLSGRGPKAGGHQDEAGTPRRGLGARLQQLLTPSRRSLASRIPQPELPPDLPAPARRSPMDSLLHPRERPGSTASESSASLGSEWDLSESSLSSLSLRRSSERLSDTPGSFQSPSLEILLSSCSLCRACDSLVYDEEIMAGWAPDDSNLNTTCPFCACPFVPLLSVQTLDSRPSAPSPAPAGASGSKDAPVPGGPGPVLSDRRLCLALDEPQLCNGHVGGASRRVESGAWAYLSPLVLRKELESLVENEGSEVLALPELPAAHPIIFWNLLWYFQRLRLPSILPGLVLASCDGPPLPQAPSPWLTPDPASVQVRLLWDVLTPDPNSCPPLYVLWRVHSQIPQRVVWPGPVPASLSLALLESVLRHVGLNEVHKAVGLLLETLGPPPTGLHLQRGIYREILFLTMAALGKDHVDLVAFDKKYKSAFNKLASSMGKEELRQRRAQMPTPKAIDCRKCFGAPPEC